A stretch of Bradyrhizobium sp. CCBAU 53338 DNA encodes these proteins:
- a CDS encoding TAXI family TRAP transporter solute-binding subunit, protein MKRTIFGVAAALALAASAPCAQAQSFINVLTGGTSGVYYPLGVAIGKIYGDKIPNVKTQVQATKASVENLILLQQGRGELAFTLGDSLKAAWDGDEEAGFKTKLDKLRTIGAIYPNYIQIVATAESGIKTLADLKGKSLSVGAPKSGTELNSRAILAAAGMTYKDLGKVEYLPFAESVDLMKNRQLAATLQSAGLGVASLKDLSTSAPITVVAVPKETVDKIGPPFISAVIPANTYTGQDKDVPTAAVVNYLVTSSAVSDDLAYQMTKLVYESLPELANAHAAGKEIKLETAATGSPVPLHPGAIRYYKEKGLIK, encoded by the coding sequence ATGAAACGGACGATTTTCGGCGTGGCCGCGGCTTTGGCTCTGGCGGCGTCGGCACCTTGCGCGCAGGCGCAATCCTTCATCAACGTACTGACCGGGGGCACCTCCGGCGTCTACTATCCGCTCGGGGTCGCGATCGGGAAGATCTACGGCGACAAGATTCCGAACGTGAAGACGCAGGTGCAGGCCACCAAGGCGTCGGTCGAAAATCTCATTCTGCTCCAGCAGGGCCGCGGCGAACTGGCGTTCACGCTGGGCGACTCGCTGAAAGCCGCCTGGGATGGCGACGAGGAAGCCGGCTTCAAGACGAAGCTGGACAAGCTGCGCACCATCGGCGCGATCTATCCGAACTACATCCAGATCGTCGCGACCGCCGAGAGCGGCATCAAGACGCTCGCCGACCTCAAGGGCAAGAGCCTGTCGGTCGGCGCGCCGAAGTCGGGCACCGAGCTGAACTCGCGCGCGATCCTGGCCGCCGCCGGCATGACCTACAAGGATCTCGGCAAGGTGGAATATCTGCCGTTCGCCGAATCCGTCGACCTGATGAAGAACCGCCAGCTCGCGGCGACCCTGCAATCGGCGGGCCTCGGCGTGGCTTCGCTCAAGGATCTCTCGACCTCGGCCCCGATCACGGTGGTTGCGGTACCGAAGGAGACCGTCGACAAGATCGGCCCGCCCTTCATCTCGGCGGTGATCCCGGCCAACACCTATACCGGCCAGGACAAGGACGTGCCGACCGCGGCCGTGGTCAACTACCTCGTGACCTCCTCGGCAGTGTCGGACGACCTCGCCTATCAAATGACGAAGCTGGTCTACGAGTCGCTGCCCGAGCTCGCCAACGCGCACGCGGCGGGCAAGGAGATCAAGCTCGAGACGGCGGCCACCGGAAGCCCGGTTCCGCTGCATCCCGGCGCGATCCGCTATTACAAGGAAAAAGGGCTGATCAAGTAA
- a CDS encoding TRAP transporter permease has protein sequence MLQAEGTDAAPIKVEFDNFEHGFPEGFGPGWWGALAYWIGIAFATFQLYVAAFNYLPSQVVRGVHVGFLVLLTFGLIANFTAKSNFGRALGWTIGGAGFFCGLYQWIFYADLIARDGDPTRLDLAVGTLLAVLIFEGTRRLMGAALPLMCGACLVYWFFGQYLPSPLNHRGYDFDQIVTHLSYGTEGFYGVPIYVSATYIFLFILFGSFLERAGMIQLFTDVSLGLFGRTRGGPAKVAVFASGMMGTISGSGVANVVTVGQFTIPLMIRFGYRRAFAAGVEATASMGGQIMPPVMGAVAFIMAETLGVQYSEIVKAAAIPAVLYFASAFWMVHLEAGKHGLHGMKRSETPSAWKALVKGWYLVLPLAALVYMLFEGFTPLYAGSMGLALTVTLILGASITAGASSMLIRYIFWIGLALVVAALSHDGLKIVPVGCVVIALVLVTAFVRGGVAALRSCRDSLAESAKSAITVGMACAIVGVIIGMMSQTGVGTIFGSWVIGLGEKSLFLALIMTMLLSILLGTGIPTIPTYIITAALAAPALAKLGVPLIASHMFAFYYGIMADLSPPVALAALAAAPIAKENPDKIGWEAMRIALAGYVIPFIFVYSPALMLQAGDPMAARLGFYGAVALASFKALVAIALFGMVAIGFLFTRLLLLERVVALGAALCLLGDFPFSDTAGFVLSAALVLWQWRQRPPAVVEAV, from the coding sequence ATGTTGCAGGCTGAGGGTACCGACGCGGCGCCCATCAAGGTCGAGTTCGACAATTTCGAGCACGGTTTTCCGGAAGGTTTTGGCCCGGGCTGGTGGGGCGCGCTCGCCTACTGGATCGGCATCGCCTTTGCGACCTTCCAGCTCTATGTCGCGGCCTTCAACTATCTGCCGAGCCAGGTGGTGCGTGGCGTCCACGTCGGCTTCCTGGTCCTGCTCACCTTCGGCCTGATCGCCAACTTCACCGCGAAGAGCAATTTCGGCCGTGCGCTCGGTTGGACGATCGGCGGCGCCGGTTTCTTCTGCGGTCTCTATCAGTGGATCTTCTACGCCGATTTGATCGCGCGTGACGGCGATCCGACCAGGCTCGACCTCGCTGTCGGCACGCTGCTCGCAGTGCTGATCTTCGAGGGCACGCGGCGCCTGATGGGTGCGGCGCTGCCGCTGATGTGCGGTGCGTGTCTCGTCTATTGGTTCTTCGGGCAGTACCTGCCGTCGCCGCTGAACCATCGCGGCTATGACTTCGACCAGATCGTCACGCATCTGTCCTACGGCACCGAAGGCTTCTACGGTGTGCCGATCTACGTCTCGGCGACCTACATCTTCCTGTTCATCCTGTTCGGTTCGTTCCTGGAGCGCGCCGGCATGATCCAGCTCTTCACCGACGTTTCGCTCGGGCTGTTCGGCCGGACCCGCGGTGGACCTGCCAAGGTCGCGGTGTTCGCCTCGGGCATGATGGGTACGATCTCGGGCTCCGGCGTCGCCAACGTCGTTACCGTCGGCCAGTTCACGATCCCCTTGATGATCAGGTTCGGCTACCGCCGCGCCTTTGCCGCCGGCGTCGAGGCGACGGCCTCGATGGGCGGCCAGATCATGCCGCCGGTGATGGGCGCGGTCGCGTTCATCATGGCGGAGACGCTCGGCGTTCAGTACTCGGAGATCGTGAAAGCGGCCGCGATCCCCGCAGTGCTCTATTTCGCCTCCGCTTTCTGGATGGTGCATCTGGAAGCCGGCAAGCACGGCCTGCACGGTATGAAGCGTTCGGAAACGCCGAGCGCCTGGAAGGCGCTGGTGAAGGGCTGGTACTTGGTGTTGCCGCTCGCAGCCCTTGTCTACATGCTGTTCGAGGGCTTCACGCCGCTCTATGCCGGCAGCATGGGTCTCGCGCTGACGGTGACGCTGATCCTGGGCGCGAGCATCACGGCCGGCGCGTCCTCGATGCTGATCCGCTACATCTTCTGGATCGGGCTCGCGCTGGTCGTTGCCGCGCTCTCGCATGACGGGCTGAAGATCGTGCCGGTCGGCTGCGTCGTGATCGCTCTGGTCCTCGTCACGGCCTTCGTCCGTGGTGGTGTTGCGGCACTGCGCTCATGCCGTGATTCGCTTGCTGAAAGCGCAAAATCCGCCATCACCGTCGGCATGGCCTGCGCCATCGTCGGCGTCATCATCGGCATGATGTCGCAGACCGGCGTCGGCACCATCTTCGGCAGCTGGGTGATCGGTCTCGGCGAGAAGAGCCTGTTCCTGGCACTGATCATGACCATGCTGCTGTCGATCCTGCTCGGCACCGGCATCCCGACCATCCCGACCTACATCATCACCGCAGCGCTTGCCGCGCCGGCGCTGGCGAAACTCGGCGTGCCGCTGATCGCGAGCCACATGTTCGCGTTCTACTACGGCATCATGGCCGACCTCTCGCCGCCGGTCGCGCTCGCAGCTCTTGCGGCCGCGCCGATCGCGAAGGAGAACCCGGACAAGATCGGCTGGGAGGCGATGCGCATTGCGCTTGCCGGCTACGTCATCCCCTTCATCTTCGTCTATTCGCCGGCCTTGATGCTGCAGGCCGGCGATCCCATGGCGGCCAGGCTCGGCTTCTACGGCGCGGTGGCGCTGGCGAGCTTCAAGGCGCTGGTGGCGATCGCGCTGTTCGGCATGGTCGCGATCGGCTTCCTGTTCACGCGGCTGTTGCTGCTCGAGCGCGTGGTGGCGCTGGGCGCCGCGCTGTGCCTGCTCGGCGACTTCCCGTTCAGTGACACCGCGGGCTTCGTGCTCTCGGCGGCACTCGTGCTGTGGCAATGGCGGCAGCGTCCGCCTGCCGTCGTCGAGGCGGTGTGA
- a CDS encoding DUF1850 domain-containing protein — translation MAAASACRRRGGVSLCFATAGGVKALALSAFTLVWTHSIAKVDWQEDWRVTPAGLELVQARVKGTGPGMEPPPEARLVDGWFQWQPKRAPMPEVVLGNSGAAGEWRLCHDGTCRTLSEIVGHPIGANVTKMSICDEQQK, via the coding sequence ATGGCGGCAGCGTCCGCCTGCCGTCGTCGAGGCGGTGTGAGCCTCTGCTTCGCAACGGCCGGCGGCGTGAAGGCGCTGGCGCTGTCCGCGTTCACGCTTGTCTGGACGCATTCGATCGCGAAGGTCGACTGGCAGGAAGATTGGCGCGTCACGCCCGCGGGTCTCGAACTCGTGCAGGCCCGCGTCAAGGGCACCGGCCCCGGCATGGAGCCGCCGCCCGAGGCGCGGCTCGTCGACGGCTGGTTTCAATGGCAGCCGAAGCGCGCTCCGATGCCGGAGGTCGTGCTCGGCAATTCCGGCGCCGCCGGCGAATGGCGGCTATGCCATGACGGGACGTGCCGGACGCTTTCGGAGATTGTCGGCCATCCCATCGGTGCTAACGTCACCAAGATGAGCATCTGCGACGAACAGCAGAAATAA
- a CDS encoding SDR family NAD(P)-dependent oxidoreductase, whose protein sequence is MDRLKGKVAMVVGAGSIGPGWGNGKATAATFAREGAQVFCVDRSGAAAEETARIITGEGGKATAFTADVSRPAEIEAMVAACLKAYGRIDVLDNNVGIAEMGSVVEVTEESWDRVFSVNLKSAYFAMKHVIPVMVKQGGGSIINISSIASIRHMGISYVTYGTSKAAMNQMTRTTAIEFAKHHVRVNAILPGLMKTPMVEHSAGLANSYAKGDVEAMWRARDAQVPMGHMGDAFDVANAALFLASDESRYVTGIELVVDGGITCKAGA, encoded by the coding sequence ATGGACCGGCTCAAGGGCAAGGTTGCGATGGTGGTGGGCGCCGGGTCGATCGGCCCCGGCTGGGGCAACGGCAAGGCGACCGCGGCGACCTTTGCGCGCGAGGGCGCGCAGGTGTTTTGCGTCGACCGCAGCGGCGCAGCCGCGGAAGAGACTGCCAGGATCATCACCGGCGAGGGCGGCAAGGCAACCGCATTCACCGCCGACGTCTCGCGGCCTGCCGAGATCGAGGCGATGGTCGCGGCGTGCCTCAAGGCCTATGGCCGCATCGACGTGCTCGACAACAATGTCGGCATCGCCGAGATGGGCAGCGTCGTCGAGGTGACCGAAGAGAGCTGGGACCGCGTCTTCAGCGTCAACCTCAAGAGCGCCTATTTCGCCATGAAGCACGTGATCCCCGTGATGGTGAAGCAGGGTGGCGGCTCGATCATCAATATTTCCTCGATCGCCTCGATCCGCCACATGGGCATCTCCTACGTCACCTACGGCACCTCGAAGGCCGCCATGAACCAGATGACCCGCACCACGGCAATCGAGTTCGCGAAGCACCATGTCCGGGTGAATGCGATCCTGCCGGGCCTGATGAAGACGCCGATGGTGGAGCATTCCGCCGGCCTCGCCAACAGCTACGCCAAGGGCGATGTCGAGGCGATGTGGCGAGCCCGCGATGCGCAGGTGCCGATGGGCCATATGGGCGACGCGTTCGACGTCGCCAACGCCGCGCTGTTCCTGGCCTCGGACGAGTCGAGATATGTGACGGGGATCGAGCTCGTGGTGGACGGCGGGATCACGTGCAAGGCGGGGGCCTGA
- a CDS encoding sodium:proton antiporter, giving the protein MAPLTSVSGIVLSTFEWIIVLLLGAVALSALARRIKVPYPTFLAIGGALIAFVPHSPTWTLEPDLALALFVAPVLLDAAFDTSLRDLRNNWVPVSTLVVAAVGLTTIGVAYVAHRLMPDMPWAAAVALGAIVAPPDAAAAVAILSQVKLPHRMVKVLEGESLLNDASALLIYRIAVGAVVMEHLKWSEVAPTIALGLVGSVLAGLAAGRIVPPIMERITEVPSAIIVQFATTFMIWIGAEHLGLSGILTIVVYAITIAQTAPARMPARLRVPSYAVWETTVFVLNVLAFMLIGMQMRPIWTKLDADVRWEYCVAAAWILTTVILVRLLWITFYRTTLRVLIARGIYHPKDPKQVASPKGGLIISWCGMRGLVTLATAFALPENFPYRDFIVFIAFAVVLGSLIIQGLTLRPLILAFGLKDDDPVGIEVARARAIAYRAALDAIEDDPSEEAEILRLEYRAILMQADDDPHGGIANGELPADPLRRRAIEAARKSIFDLRTTEVIGDDAFHRLEEELDRAELSAGG; this is encoded by the coding sequence GTGGCGCCGCTCACATCGGTTTCGGGGATCGTCTTGTCGACATTCGAATGGATCATCGTGCTCCTGCTCGGCGCCGTTGCCTTATCGGCGCTGGCACGGCGGATCAAGGTCCCCTACCCGACCTTTCTCGCCATCGGCGGCGCTCTGATTGCGTTCGTGCCCCACAGCCCGACATGGACGCTCGAACCCGATCTGGCATTGGCGCTTTTTGTCGCACCGGTTCTGCTGGACGCCGCCTTCGACACATCCTTGCGCGACCTGCGCAACAACTGGGTTCCGGTCTCGACCCTGGTCGTGGCCGCGGTGGGCCTTACCACGATCGGCGTCGCCTATGTGGCACATCGGCTGATGCCTGACATGCCCTGGGCCGCCGCGGTCGCGCTCGGCGCCATCGTGGCGCCGCCGGATGCCGCGGCCGCAGTCGCGATCCTGAGCCAGGTCAAGCTGCCCCACCGCATGGTGAAGGTGCTGGAAGGTGAAAGCCTGCTCAACGACGCCAGCGCGCTGCTGATCTATCGGATCGCGGTCGGCGCCGTCGTCATGGAGCACCTGAAATGGAGCGAGGTCGCGCCGACAATCGCGCTCGGCCTGGTCGGCAGCGTGCTGGCCGGCCTTGCTGCGGGCCGCATCGTCCCGCCGATCATGGAGCGGATCACGGAGGTGCCGAGCGCGATCATCGTGCAATTCGCCACCACCTTCATGATCTGGATCGGCGCCGAGCATCTCGGCCTCTCCGGTATCCTCACCATCGTCGTCTATGCCATCACGATCGCGCAGACGGCACCGGCCCGCATGCCGGCACGGCTGCGGGTGCCGTCCTACGCGGTTTGGGAAACGACGGTGTTCGTCCTCAACGTGCTCGCCTTCATGCTGATCGGCATGCAGATGCGGCCGATCTGGACCAAGCTGGACGCGGATGTGCGCTGGGAATATTGCGTGGCCGCGGCGTGGATCCTGACGACCGTCATTCTCGTCAGGCTGCTCTGGATCACGTTCTACCGCACCACGCTCCGCGTGCTGATCGCCCGCGGGATCTATCACCCGAAGGATCCGAAGCAGGTTGCCTCGCCCAAGGGCGGCCTCATCATCTCCTGGTGCGGCATGCGCGGCCTGGTCACGCTCGCCACCGCCTTCGCGTTGCCGGAGAATTTTCCCTATCGCGACTTCATCGTCTTCATCGCCTTCGCGGTGGTGCTGGGATCGCTGATCATCCAGGGCTTGACGCTGCGGCCGCTGATCCTGGCCTTCGGCCTCAAGGACGACGATCCCGTCGGCATCGAGGTCGCGCGCGCCCGCGCCATCGCCTATCGCGCCGCGCTCGATGCGATCGAGGACGATCCGTCGGAGGAGGCCGAGATCCTGCGGCTCGAATACCGCGCCATCCTGATGCAGGCGGACGACGATCCACACGGCGGCATCGCCAACGGCGAACTCCCCGCCGATCCCCTGCGCCGCCGCGCCATCGAGGCTGCGCGCAAGTCGATCTTCGACCTCCGCACCACCGAAGTCATCGGCGACGACGCGTTTCACCGGTTGGAGGAGGAGTTGGATCGGGCGGAATTGAGCGCGGGGGGATGA
- a CDS encoding tetratricopeptide repeat protein, with translation MRFQKPIRMSGAVVLAALLSGPAEAATGGEPMATVQVDVAACLAATAADDMDKAGPACAAVIDNEKTAKPDLIKALVARGALLARHDQIDRAIADDSRALLLDPSLADVFNARGELWLKKGDKPKAVQDFGAALRIDPNHEKARANHRAMARELERIGAQMAVAGKPSFNCAGARRPVEKAICGNRELADLDREVYAANARVIREAGSEGEAKKFQREQDDFIARRNAGFGRAGYDLKKAMQERLQRLNGVDGY, from the coding sequence ATGCGTTTTCAGAAACCCATTCGGATGTCAGGAGCCGTGGTGCTCGCAGCGCTCCTGTCCGGCCCGGCCGAGGCCGCGACAGGGGGCGAGCCGATGGCGACAGTGCAGGTCGACGTCGCTGCATGCCTCGCCGCAACGGCTGCCGACGACATGGACAAGGCGGGCCCGGCCTGCGCCGCCGTCATCGACAACGAGAAGACCGCAAAGCCCGATCTGATCAAGGCACTGGTCGCGCGTGGGGCGCTGCTGGCGCGGCACGACCAGATCGACCGCGCCATCGCCGACGACAGCCGCGCGTTGCTGCTCGATCCCTCGCTGGCCGACGTGTTCAACGCGCGTGGCGAGCTCTGGCTGAAGAAGGGCGACAAGCCCAAGGCCGTGCAGGATTTCGGTGCGGCGTTGCGGATCGATCCGAACCACGAAAAGGCCAGGGCCAATCACAGGGCGATGGCACGCGAGCTCGAGCGGATCGGCGCGCAGATGGCGGTCGCCGGCAAGCCCAGCTTCAATTGCGCCGGTGCGCGCCGCCCCGTCGAGAAGGCGATCTGTGGAAACCGCGAGCTCGCCGACCTCGATCGTGAGGTCTATGCGGCCAATGCGCGCGTGATCCGCGAGGCCGGCAGCGAGGGCGAGGCGAAGAAGTTCCAGCGCGAGCAGGACGACTTCATCGCCCGCCGGAACGCAGGCTTCGGCCGAGCGGGGTATGATTTGAAGAAGGCGATGCAGGAGCGACTGCAGCGGCTGAACGGGGTGGACGGGTATTGA
- a CDS encoding tetratricopeptide repeat protein yields the protein MCGSRSSAQVFPITNGRLHTFLLGAAISIALAVPASAAADCVMGSKAAPAEILSACSAIIDQTSNPISDRVAALLVRADANARTSGGLTQALRDIDRAIAFDGRNARAWRLRGDLLREAGGDLNRATSDLGKAIELDPQDAEAYELRGVAYTNQRRLDRAIADYDQAIKLRPDYAQAWSDRGATYYLNGDNDKAVADLSEALRLDPNRARSYTNRGAAYKKLGQLDKSIADDSEAIRLDPKVPEYYDNRGLSYAAMKDYDKAISDYDQALRLAPKPNFFTNRGDSYQFKGEFGAALGDYEAALKLDPDFAKTYNNRAVLYSKMGDRKKALADYETALRLDPGNTNAADGRRTMIAEIAKFGAAPPQPLAANSGNGPSFDCAHAKREVEKVICADPQLGALDRQLAEAYERVLKSMNRRAAADLRRSQRDFLATRDASFRRPGYDLKKVMQDRLQRLNAMEG from the coding sequence ATGTGCGGCTCGCGTTCTTCCGCGCAAGTGTTCCCGATCACAAATGGCCGGCTGCACACCTTCCTCCTCGGCGCCGCGATCAGTATTGCCCTCGCCGTCCCGGCATCTGCCGCCGCCGATTGCGTCATGGGCAGCAAGGCCGCACCAGCCGAAATCCTCTCGGCGTGCAGCGCCATCATCGACCAGACCTCGAACCCGATTTCCGACCGCGTCGCGGCGCTGCTGGTGCGGGCCGATGCCAATGCGCGGACATCGGGCGGCCTCACGCAGGCACTGCGGGACATCGACCGCGCCATCGCGTTCGACGGCAGGAACGCCCGGGCCTGGCGCCTGCGCGGCGACCTGTTGCGCGAAGCGGGCGGTGATCTCAACCGCGCCACGTCCGATCTCGGCAAGGCGATCGAGCTCGACCCGCAGGACGCCGAAGCCTATGAGCTGCGCGGCGTCGCCTACACCAATCAGCGCCGGCTCGACCGCGCGATCGCAGACTACGACCAGGCGATCAAGCTGAGGCCGGATTATGCGCAGGCCTGGTCCGACCGCGGCGCGACCTATTACCTCAACGGCGACAACGACAAGGCGGTCGCCGATCTCAGCGAGGCGCTTCGGCTCGATCCGAACCGGGCGCGCAGCTACACCAACCGCGGTGCCGCCTACAAGAAGCTCGGCCAGCTCGACAAGTCGATCGCCGACGACAGCGAGGCGATCAGGCTCGATCCGAAGGTGCCTGAGTATTACGACAATCGCGGGCTCTCCTATGCCGCGATGAAGGACTACGACAAGGCGATCTCCGATTACGACCAGGCGCTGCGGCTGGCGCCGAAACCGAACTTCTTCACCAACCGTGGTGATTCCTACCAGTTCAAGGGCGAGTTCGGCGCAGCGCTCGGCGATTACGAGGCCGCGCTGAAGCTCGATCCTGACTTCGCGAAGACCTACAACAACCGCGCCGTGCTCTATTCCAAGATGGGCGACCGCAAGAAGGCCCTCGCCGACTACGAGACCGCGCTGCGGCTCGATCCCGGCAATACCAACGCTGCGGACGGCCGCCGCACCATGATCGCGGAGATCGCGAAGTTCGGCGCCGCGCCTCCACAACCGCTGGCCGCAAATTCCGGCAACGGTCCGTCGTTCGATTGCGCCCATGCCAAGCGCGAGGTGGAGAAGGTGATCTGTGCCGATCCGCAACTGGGCGCGCTCGATCGCCAGCTCGCCGAGGCCTATGAGCGCGTGCTGAAATCGATGAACCGGCGCGCGGCCGCCGATCTGCGCAGATCCCAGCGCGATTTCCTCGCCACCCGCGACGCCAGCTTCCGCCGCCCCGGCTACGATCTGAAGAAGGTCATGCAGGACCGGCTGCAGCGGTTGAACGCGATGGAAGGGTAG
- a CDS encoding propionyl-CoA synthetase, whose protein sequence is MNVQGKSRYHEVHARSLADPEGFWAEAAKEIDWIEPPKKIFDATQGVYGRWFAGGVVNTCYNALDRHVERGRADQVALIHDSPLTNSVTKFTYAEMLAEVQALAAIMQDFGVAKGDRVILYMPMVPEAVVAMLACARIGAVHSVVFGGFAAKELATRIDDAQPKLILSASCGIEPGRIVQYKPLLDEAIKLASAKPKACIVLQRPQLTCDLTPKRDYDWASLRRKAMNEGKKAPCAPVAATDPLYILYTSGTTGIPKGVVRDNGGHLVAVKWSMFNLYGVKPGEVWWCGSDIGWVVGHSYIVYGPLLHGATSIMYEGKPVGTPDAGAFWRVISEHKAVALFTAPTAFRAIRKEDPEGKFIRQYDLSKFRTLFLAGERADPPTVEWAEQQLKVPVIDHWWQTETGWCIAGNPVGLGQLPVKHGSPTVPMPGYQVDVVDEAAKPVGPNTMGSIVIKLPMPPGCLPTLWNQDARFKEAYLSEFPGYYKTSDAGYKDEDGYVFVMGRTDDIINVAGHRLSTGGMEEILASHPDVAECAVLGVKDAIKGEVPCGFLVLKAGVKRAPAEIEKEIIALVRDKLGPVAAFKLAITVGRLPKTRSGKILRGTIKKIADGEAWTMPATIEDPKVLDEIGDALKGRV, encoded by the coding sequence ATGAACGTCCAGGGAAAGAGCAGATATCACGAGGTCCATGCGCGCTCGCTGGCCGATCCTGAAGGCTTCTGGGCCGAGGCGGCCAAAGAAATCGACTGGATCGAGCCGCCGAAAAAGATCTTCGACGCCACGCAGGGCGTCTACGGCCGCTGGTTCGCCGGCGGGGTCGTCAACACCTGCTACAACGCGCTCGATCGTCACGTCGAACGCGGCCGCGCCGACCAGGTCGCGCTGATCCATGATTCGCCGCTGACGAACTCCGTCACCAAATTCACCTATGCCGAGATGCTGGCCGAGGTGCAGGCGCTCGCCGCCATCATGCAGGATTTTGGTGTCGCCAAGGGCGACCGCGTCATCCTCTACATGCCCATGGTGCCGGAGGCCGTGGTCGCGATGCTGGCCTGCGCGCGCATCGGCGCGGTGCACTCCGTGGTGTTTGGCGGCTTTGCCGCGAAAGAGCTTGCGACCCGCATCGACGATGCACAGCCGAAACTCATTCTTTCGGCAAGCTGCGGCATCGAGCCCGGCCGCATCGTGCAGTACAAGCCGCTGCTCGACGAGGCGATCAAGCTGGCATCCGCGAAGCCGAAGGCCTGCATCGTGCTGCAGCGTCCGCAGCTGACTTGCGATCTCACGCCGAAGCGCGACTATGACTGGGCGAGCCTGCGCCGCAAGGCGATGAACGAAGGCAAGAAGGCGCCTTGCGCGCCGGTCGCCGCCACCGACCCGCTCTACATTCTCTACACGTCGGGCACGACAGGCATTCCCAAGGGCGTCGTACGCGACAATGGCGGGCATCTCGTCGCCGTGAAATGGTCGATGTTCAACCTCTATGGCGTCAAGCCGGGCGAGGTCTGGTGGTGCGGCTCCGATATCGGCTGGGTGGTCGGCCACAGCTACATTGTCTATGGCCCGCTGCTGCATGGCGCGACCTCGATCATGTATGAGGGCAAGCCGGTGGGTACGCCCGATGCCGGCGCGTTCTGGCGCGTCATCAGCGAGCACAAGGCGGTCGCCTTGTTCACCGCGCCGACCGCGTTCCGCGCCATCCGCAAAGAGGATCCGGAAGGCAAGTTCATCCGGCAATATGACCTGTCGAAGTTCCGCACGCTGTTCCTCGCCGGCGAGCGCGCCGATCCACCGACGGTGGAATGGGCGGAGCAGCAGCTGAAGGTGCCTGTGATCGACCATTGGTGGCAGACCGAGACCGGCTGGTGCATCGCCGGCAATCCGGTCGGCCTCGGTCAGTTGCCGGTGAAGCACGGCTCGCCGACGGTGCCGATGCCGGGCTACCAGGTCGACGTCGTCGACGAAGCGGCCAAGCCTGTTGGTCCCAACACCATGGGCTCGATCGTGATCAAGCTGCCGATGCCGCCGGGCTGTCTGCCGACGCTATGGAACCAGGACGCTCGCTTCAAGGAGGCCTATCTCAGCGAATTCCCCGGCTACTACAAAACGTCGGATGCCGGCTACAAGGACGAAGACGGTTATGTCTTCGTCATGGGCCGCACCGACGACATCATCAATGTGGCCGGCCACAGGCTCTCCACCGGCGGCATGGAGGAGATCCTGGCTTCGCATCCCGACGTCGCCGAATGCGCCGTGCTCGGTGTCAAGGATGCGATCAAGGGTGAGGTACCCTGCGGATTCCTGGTGCTGAAAGCCGGCGTGAAGCGTGCGCCTGCCGAGATCGAGAAGGAGATCATCGCGCTGGTGCGCGACAAGCTCGGCCCGGTCGCCGCGTTCAAGCTCGCCATCACCGTCGGCCGCCTGCCGAAGACGCGCTCGGGCAAGATCCTGCGCGGCACCATCAAGAAGATCGCGGACGGCGAGGCCTGGACCATGCCCGCCACGATCGAAGACCCCAAGGTGCTGGACGAGATCGGGGATGCGCTGAAGGGGAGGGTGTGA
- a CDS encoding DUF1013 domain-containing protein, whose translation MSNAPLMPKATAVWLLDNTALTFDQVADFTKMHPLEVRAIADGDAAQGIKGMDPISNGQLTREEIEKGEKNQDYRLRLQESKVVLPPQPKRKGPRYTPVSRRHERPSAILWLLRSHPELKDAQVMRLVGTTKSTIASVRDRTHWNTSQLTPIDPVTLGLCSQIELDFEVARAAKEKPIDANYGGATLLPASETTKKDEYEPSEKSSDDLNVDAVFAKLKTLGGKKHEEEEE comes from the coding sequence ATGAGCAACGCACCTCTGATGCCCAAGGCGACCGCCGTCTGGCTGCTCGACAACACCGCGCTGACCTTCGACCAGGTCGCCGATTTCACCAAGATGCACCCTCTCGAGGTGCGCGCGATTGCCGACGGCGACGCCGCGCAGGGCATCAAGGGCATGGACCCGATTTCCAACGGCCAGCTGACCCGCGAGGAGATCGAGAAGGGCGAGAAGAACCAAGACTACCGGCTCCGTCTCCAGGAGAGCAAGGTCGTGCTGCCGCCCCAGCCCAAGCGCAAGGGCCCGCGCTACACCCCGGTGTCCCGCCGCCACGAGCGTCCGAGCGCCATCCTCTGGCTGCTGCGCAGCCATCCCGAGCTCAAGGACGCCCAGGTCATGCGCCTGGTCGGCACCACCAAGAGCACGATTGCAAGCGTGCGCGACCGCACCCACTGGAACACCTCGCAGCTGACCCCGATCGATCCCGTGACCCTCGGCCTCTGCTCGCAGATCGAGCTCGATTTCGAAGTGGCGCGCGCGGCCAAGGAAAAGCCGATCGACGCGAACTACGGCGGCGCCACCCTGCTGCCGGCCTCCGAGACCACCAAGAAGGACGAGTACGAGCCGTCGGAGAAATCGAGCGACGATCTCAACGTCGACGCCGTGTTCGCCAAGCTCAAGACCCTCGGCGGCAAGAAGCACGAGGAAGAGGAAGAGTAA